The following coding sequences are from one Cryptococcus deuterogattii R265 chromosome 1, complete sequence window:
- a CDS encoding cytoplasmic protein: MTTIQKIKDIEDEMARTQRNKNTEYHLGQLKAKLAKLRRELIAPSGGGGGGPGIGFDVARSGQATVTVIGFPSVGKSTFMSKLTGTHSEAASYEFTTLTTVPGQMTYNGARIQILDLPGIIEGAKDGKGRGRQVIAVARTCNLIFIVLDVLKPLNDLAILTNELEGFGIRLNKKPPAITVKKKESGGVAITNTVPLTKIDAQEIRAVLQEYRMSNAAVSIHQPDATIEDFIDVVEGNRVYIPAIFVLNKIDAISIEELDLLYKIPNSVPISSKLWLNIDELLEVMWDKLNLVRIYTKPRGQQPDYSSPVVLQRGKCTVEDFCNAIHKEIVKQFKNAMVWGTSAKHARGQKVGLDHVLEDEDIICIFKK, from the exons ATGACCACTATTCAAAAA ATTAAGGATATCGAGGATGAAATGGCGAGGACGCAG cGGAACAAGAACACAGA GTACCATTTGGGACAGCTCAAAG CAAAACTTGCCAAACTGCGACGAGAGCTGATTGCTCCCTCtggtggcggtggaggtggacCGGGCATTGGCTTCGACGTTGCGAGGTCAGGTCAAGCAACAGTAACTGTTATCGGATTTCCTAGTGTC GGCAAATCGACATTTATGTCAAAGCTCAC CGGAACTCACTCCGAAGCAGCGTCTTATGAATTCACTACTTTGACTACTGTCCCTGGGCAAATGACTTACAATGGAGCCCGAATACAGATTCTTGACCTTCCTG GTATCATCGAGGGTGCCAAGGACGGTAAAGGCCGAGGTCGGCAAGTCATTGCTGTTGCCAGGACTTGCAACCTTATATTTATTGTTTTGGATGTTCTCAAGCCGCTTAATGACCTGGCTATCCTCACCAATGAATTGGAAGGCTTTGGGATTCGTCTTAACAAAAAGCCCCCTGCCATCACAgtaaaaaagaaagaaagcgGTGGT GTTGCTATCACTAACACCGTGCCACTCACCAAAATTGATGCGCAAGAAATTAGGGCAGTATTGCAAGAATATAGGATGAGCAATGCTGCTGTGTCAATTCATCAGCCTGATGCCACTATTGAGGATTTTAttgatgttgttgagggCAACCG TGTCTACATTCCGGCCATTTTTGTTCTCAACAAGATTGATGCTATCAGTATTGAGGAACTGGATTTGCTGTATAAG ATTCCTAACTCAGTCCCCATCTCATCCAAGCTATGGCTTAACATTGATGAGTTGCTTGAAGTCATGTGGGATAAGTTGAATCTTGTAAGGAT TTATACAAAGCCTCGAGGTCAGCAACCTGATTATTCATCGCCTGTTGTGTTGCAACGTGGGAAATGTACTGTTGAAGATTTCTGTAATGCAATTCATAAGGAAATTGTCAAGCAGTTCAAGAATG CTATGGTCTGGGGAACATCAGCTAAACATGCAAGAGGTCAAAAAGTCGGGCTTGA TCATgtgttggaagatgaaga CATCATCTGTATATTCAAAAAATAG